Proteins from a single region of Gasterosteus aculeatus chromosome Y, fGasAcu3.hap1.1, whole genome shotgun sequence:
- the LOC120809693 gene encoding histone H2B 1/2-like has translation MPEVVKAPKKGSKKAVSKAVSKSGKKKRKTRKESYAIYVYKVMKQVHPDTGISSKAMGIMNSFVSDIFERIAGEASRLAHYNKRSTITSREIQTAVRLLLPGELAKHAVSEGTKAVTKYTSSK, from the coding sequence ATGCCTGAGGTTGtgaaagcgcccaagaagggctccaagaaagccgtctccaaggccgtcagcaagagcggcaagaagaagaggaagaccaggaaggagagctacgccatctacgtgtacaaggtgatgaagcaggtccaccccgacaccggcatctcctccaaggccatgggcatcatgaactcgttcgtgagcgacatctttgagcgcatcgccggtgaggcctctcgcctggctcactacaacaagcgctccaccatcacctccagggagatccagaccgctgtgcgcctgctgctgcccggcgagctggccaagcacgctgtgtctgagggaaccaaggccgtgaccaagtacaccagctccaagtgA
- the LOC120809074 gene encoding histone H2A, which produces MSGRGKTGGKARAKAKTRSSRAGLQFPVGRVHRHLRKGNYAQRVGAGAPVYLAAVLEYLTAEILELAGNAARDNKKTRIIPRHLQLAVRNDEELNKLLGGVTIAQGGVLPNIQAVLLPKKTEKPAKK; this is translated from the coding sequence atgagcggcagaggcaaaaccggtggaaaggcccgagcgaaggcaaagacccgctcctctcgtgctggactccagttcccagtcggtcgcgtccacagacatctgcgcaaagggaactatgcgcagcgtgtcggcgcaggagcccccgtctacctggcggccgtgctggagtacctgaccgctgagatcctggagctggctggaaacgccgcccgcgacaacaagaagacccgcatcatcccgcgtcacctgcagctggctgtccgcaacgacgaggagctcaacaagctgctgggcggagtgaccatcgctcagggcggcgtgctgcccaacatccaggcggtgctgctgcccaagaagaccgagaagcccgccaagaagtaa
- the LOC120809691 gene encoding histone H3-like isoform X2 — translation MARTKQTARKSTGGKAPRKQLATKAARKSAPATGGVKKPHRYRPGTVALREIRRYQKSTELLIRKLPFQRLVREIAQDFKTDLRFQSSAVMALQESSEAYLVGLFEDTNLCAIHAKRVTIMPKDIQLARRIRVENTEGEQCQTFPGSHE, via the exons ATGGCACGAACCAAGCAGACCGCTCGTAAGTCCACCGGAGGCAAagcccccaggaagcagctggccacCAAGGCCGCTCGTAAGAGCGCCCCGGCCACCGGCGGCGTGAAGAAGCCTCACCGTTACAGGCCCGGTACCGTGGCCCTGAGGGAGATCCGTCGCTACCAGaagtccacggagctgctgattcgcaagctgcccttccagcgtctggtgagagagatcgctcaggacttcaagaccgacctgcgcttccagagctccgctgttatggctctgcaggagtccagcgaggcttacctggtgggcctgttcgaggacaccaacctgtgcgccatccacgccaagagggtcaccatcatgcccaaagacatccagctggcccgtcgcATCCGCG TGGAAAACACTGAGGGGGAACAGTGTCAGACATTCCCTGGATCTCATGAATGA
- the LOC120809691 gene encoding histone H3-like isoform X1 has translation MARTKQTARKSTGGKAPRKQLATKAARKSAPATGGVKKPHRYRPGTVALREIRRYQKSTELLIRKLPFQRLVREIAQDFKTDLRFQSSAVMALQESSEAYLVGLFEDTNLCAIHAKRVTIMPKDIQLARRIRAVMNNRSYAVLVIGGAFC, from the exons ATGGCACGAACCAAGCAGACCGCTCGTAAGTCCACCGGAGGCAAagcccccaggaagcagctggccacCAAGGCCGCTCGTAAGAGCGCCCCGGCCACCGGCGGCGTGAAGAAGCCTCACCGTTACAGGCCCGGTACCGTGGCCCTGAGGGAGATCCGTCGCTACCAGaagtccacggagctgctgattcgcaagctgcccttccagcgtctggtgagagagatcgctcaggacttcaagaccgacctgcgcttccagagctccgctgttatggctctgcaggagtccagcgaggcttacctggtgggcctgttcgaggacaccaacctgtgcgccatccacgccaagagggtcaccatcatgcccaaagacatccagctggcccgtcgcATCCGCG CTGTCATGAATAATCGATCATATGCAGTGCTTGTCATCGGAGGTGCGTTCTGCTGA